The following nucleotide sequence is from Ahniella affigens.
CACACTGTCTTGGGCCCACCCGGGTCGTCTGACCGCTGCCCGGACAAACCAAGAGACCACCACGATGACTGATTTGACGCACGCCTACGCCCTGCCCGGCCACCTCTACCATGGCGCCGAGGCGCACGGCTTCGATGCGGAGCGCATCCTGCGCCGAAGCTGGCAACTTCTGGGGCTGGTCAGCCAGGTCCGCGACTCGGGCGATCATCTGGTCGCCGATATTGGCGGCGTGCCGGTGCTGGTGGTCCGCGACGAGCACGGGGTGCTGCGCGGGTTCGAGAACATCTGCCGTCACCGCGCCGGGCCCTTGGCCACGTGCGCCGGGCGTGGCGCCAAGGCCCTGCGGTGCCGCTATCACGGCTGGACTTACACCTTGGCCGGGCAGCTGCGGGCCGCAACCGAAATGGCCGGTACGCCCGACTTCAAGATGGAGGACATCCATCTGAATCCCATCCAAGTCGCGGTGGTTCGCGGCCTGGTGTTTGCGGCGATTGAACCGGACATGAGCATCGACGAATTACTGACCGGGACGGAGAAGAAGCTCGGCAGTCGCGACTTTTCGCACTATGAATTTGAGCGACGACAATCGTTTCCGGTGGCGTGCAACTGGAAGCTCTACGTCGAGAACTACTTGGAGGGCTACCATGTGCCGCACGTGCATCCGGCGCTCAATGCCTTGCTCGACTACCGGAGTTACGTCACCGAGGCCGAGCATTGGCATAGCCTGCAGTGGAGCCCGATGGAGTCGGCCGCGTCCGGCAATTTCTATGGCGAGGGCGATGCGCTGTACTACTGCATCTGGCCAAACACCATGCTGAACATTCTGCCGAATCGCCTGCAAACCAATCGC
It contains:
- a CDS encoding aromatic ring-hydroxylating oxygenase subunit alpha; protein product: MTDLTHAYALPGHLYHGAEAHGFDAERILRRSWQLLGLVSQVRDSGDHLVADIGGVPVLVVRDEHGVLRGFENICRHRAGPLATCAGRGAKALRCRYHGWTYTLAGQLRAATEMAGTPDFKMEDIHLNPIQVAVVRGLVFAAIEPDMSIDELLTGTEKKLGSRDFSHYEFERRQSFPVACNWKLYVENYLEGYHVPHVHPALNALLDYRSYVTEAEHWHSLQWSPMESAASGNFYGEGDALYYCIWPNTMLNILPNRLQTNRVIATGPDTCVVDFDYYYPVDDRPEERQRRDTDQQFSEVVQAEDAEICAQVQRALASGRYQPGRINPKRENAVFHYHELIRRIYGPERL